One genomic region from Silvibacterium dinghuense encodes:
- the rplL gene encoding 50S ribosomal protein L7/L12 yields the protein MADLQQLEDQIVSLSLLDAAALVKKLEERLGVSAAAAAPVVVAGGGAAAAAPAAAEQTEFTVILKDAGANKINTIKAVREVTALGLKEAKDLVDGAPKPLKENVSKEDAEAIKKKFDGVATIEIK from the coding sequence ATGGCCGATTTACAGCAGTTGGAAGATCAGATTGTCAGCCTGAGCCTGCTCGACGCAGCCGCTCTGGTCAAGAAGCTTGAAGAGCGCCTCGGCGTCTCGGCCGCGGCTGCTGCCCCGGTTGTCGTGGCTGGCGGCGGCGCTGCCGCGGCTGCTCCGGCTGCCGCCGAGCAGACCGAGTTCACCGTCATCCTGAAGGATGCCGGCGCGAACAAGATCAACACCATCAAGGCCGTTCGCGAAGTCACCGCCCTGGGTCTGAAGGAAGCCAAGGACCTGGTCGACGGTGCTCCGAAGCCTCTGAAGGAGAACGTCAGCAAGGAAGACGCCGAAGCCATCAAGAAGAAGTTCGACGGCGTCGCCACCATCGAGATCAAGTAA